In one Mucilaginibacter ginsenosidivorax genomic region, the following are encoded:
- a CDS encoding ABC transporter ATP-binding protein: MLSIRNIVKQYAGHRALDDVSLEVESGQVFGLLGPNGAGKTSLIRIINQITAPDSGEVFFNGQKLNQSHIERIGYLPEERGLYKKMEIGEQMIYLARLKGLSRTEAQKRLKFWFDKLGMETWWKKKIEELSKGMQQKAQFVATVLHEPDLIILDEPFSGFDPVNAEVIKDEILELNRKGATILFSTHRMESVEELCDAIALIHQSHKILDGTVKNIRNSYRNETYMVEYAGQPLSFNGAQPFDIIGDTITDDDNHTIRIKLNEGYTSNDVLQYLIPQVRINMLQEVIPGMHEIFIEKVNANNKSHE, from the coding sequence ATGTTAAGCATCCGCAATATTGTTAAGCAATACGCCGGCCACCGGGCATTAGACGACGTGAGCCTGGAGGTAGAAAGCGGCCAGGTTTTCGGTCTGCTGGGGCCAAACGGCGCAGGCAAAACTTCCCTTATCCGCATCATTAACCAGATAACCGCTCCCGATTCAGGCGAAGTTTTCTTTAACGGCCAAAAGCTCAACCAATCGCACATTGAACGTATTGGCTACCTGCCCGAAGAGCGCGGCCTGTACAAAAAAATGGAGATTGGCGAGCAAATGATTTACCTGGCCCGCCTGAAAGGACTTAGCCGCACCGAGGCCCAAAAACGTTTAAAGTTTTGGTTTGATAAGCTGGGGATGGAAACCTGGTGGAAAAAAAAGATTGAAGAGCTATCAAAGGGTATGCAACAAAAAGCCCAGTTTGTGGCTACCGTACTGCACGAACCCGACCTGATTATCCTGGATGAACCCTTCAGCGGTTTCGACCCGGTGAATGCCGAGGTAATTAAAGATGAGATCCTGGAGCTGAACAGAAAAGGTGCTACCATCCTGTTCTCTACCCACCGAATGGAATCAGTAGAAGAGCTTTGTGATGCTATTGCCCTAATCCATCAATCGCATAAAATATTGGATGGTACTGTTAAAAATATCCGCAACTCCTACCGCAACGAAACCTATATGGTTGAGTACGCAGGCCAGCCTTTAAGTTTTAACGGCGCCCAGCCGTTCGACATCATTGGCGATACCATAACCGATGATGATAACCATACTATCCGCATAAAGCTAAATGAGGGTTATACCTCAAATGATGTATTGCAATACCTTATACCGCAGGTGCGCATCAATATGCTACAGGAAGTAATACCCGGTATGCATGAAATATTTATCGAAAAAGTAAACGCAAACAACAAAAGCCATGAATAA
- a CDS encoding ABC transporter permease — protein sequence MNKVLLIIQREYLTRVRKKSFIVMIFVVPLLILAMGAIIALVAKDSNNLSTLQIVTVVDDSKIFVDKFRDVSNIKFVVNHKDLNADKAESKKDENISTLYIPADYGKKGSVQIFSKKKSPMQLTDEIEKQMGNIAFDYNMIQHHIDTAVIHSIKRADISVKTVEITETGDKSSDLGANIAVGIACAIFIYISLFIYGGQVMRGVIEEKTSRIIEVIISSVKPFQLMLGKIIGVGLVGLTQFSAWIILSVISSKIAGHAFNTPQSFMAGIIATLSTIPFGYILGCFLFYFLTGYLLYSALFAAVGSAVDSETETQQFMFPITLPLLFTYMLSVSVLFRAPDSALAVWLSIIPFTAPVAMMVRLPFDPPAWQVALSMFMMVVGFLFTTYVAARIYRVGILMYGKKASFKELSKWFFYKE from the coding sequence ATGAATAAAGTATTACTGATTATCCAGCGCGAATACCTTACCAGGGTGCGGAAAAAATCGTTCATCGTCATGATCTTCGTGGTGCCGTTGTTAATCCTGGCAATGGGGGCTATTATCGCTTTAGTAGCCAAAGACAGCAACAACCTGTCAACACTCCAAATAGTTACGGTGGTTGATGACAGCAAAATTTTTGTTGATAAGTTCCGTGATGTATCCAACATCAAATTTGTGGTTAATCATAAAGATTTAAATGCAGATAAAGCAGAATCAAAAAAGGACGAAAATATATCAACCCTGTATATCCCTGCCGATTACGGAAAAAAAGGAAGCGTGCAGATTTTCTCTAAAAAGAAATCGCCCATGCAGCTTACCGACGAGATTGAGAAGCAGATGGGCAACATAGCTTTTGATTACAACATGATTCAGCACCATATTGATACGGCAGTTATCCACTCGATAAAAAGGGCTGACATTAGTGTGAAGACGGTAGAAATTACCGAAACCGGCGATAAGAGCAGCGACCTTGGTGCAAACATAGCCGTTGGCATTGCCTGCGCCATATTCATATACATTTCGCTGTTTATTTACGGCGGCCAGGTTATGCGTGGCGTTATTGAAGAGAAAACAAGCAGAATCATCGAGGTGATTATATCATCAGTAAAGCCATTTCAACTGATGCTGGGCAAAATAATAGGTGTGGGATTAGTTGGACTAACACAATTTAGCGCCTGGATAATTTTATCAGTTATATCGTCAAAAATAGCCGGGCATGCGTTTAACACACCGCAAAGCTTTATGGCGGGTATTATCGCAACATTATCTACCATACCATTTGGCTATATTTTGGGTTGTTTCCTGTTTTACTTTCTCACCGGATACCTGTTATATAGTGCGCTGTTTGCAGCCGTAGGTTCGGCGGTTGACAGCGAAACTGAAACGCAGCAATTCATGTTCCCAATAACCTTGCCCCTGTTGTTTACTTATATGCTATCGGTATCAGTTTTATTTCGGGCCCCTGATAGCGCATTGGCGGTTTGGTTGTCTATTATACCATTTACAGCACCGGTTGCCATGATGGTGCGTTTACCATTTGATCCGCCGGCATGGCAGGTTGCCTTATCCATGTTTATGATGGTAGTAGGCTTTTTGTTTACCACTTACGTAGCCGCACGTATTTACCGGGTTGGAATTTTGATGTATGGTAAAAAAGCCAGCTTTAAAGAATTGAGTAAATGGTTTTTTTATAAGGAATAA
- a CDS encoding Ppx/GppA phosphatase family protein gives MSKRVAVMDLGTNTFHLLIADGSVDNYQEIVHLHEAVKLGEGGINKGYIAPEAYQRGIDTMQQFANEINTSGAIEARAIATSALRNASNGSDFISDVKAQTGIAIEIINGEQEAGFIYQGVKISGCLSAQNSLIIDIGGGSVEFILGNIDGIIWKQSFEIGAARLMDLFHRTDPIPPASIEALNQYLDEKLVDLFAAVKNIQIDTLIGSSGAFETFAEMIEVEKGHNFDLKTTKNYNFDEDELLMLIGKFVASSHKERAANKGIIPVRVDMIVAASLITRFIMHKLGISKVSMCSNSLKEGVLAEMLGE, from the coding sequence ATGAGTAAACGCGTTGCCGTGATGGATTTGGGTACCAATACTTTTCATTTGCTGATAGCCGATGGCAGTGTAGATAATTACCAGGAGATTGTACACTTACATGAAGCCGTAAAGCTTGGCGAGGGAGGCATTAACAAAGGTTATATTGCACCCGAGGCTTACCAGCGCGGCATTGATACCATGCAGCAATTTGCCAATGAAATAAACACAAGCGGCGCTATTGAAGCCCGCGCCATTGCAACATCTGCCCTGCGCAACGCATCAAACGGAAGCGATTTTATCAGTGACGTTAAAGCCCAAACCGGCATAGCCATCGAAATTATCAATGGTGAACAGGAAGCAGGTTTTATTTACCAGGGCGTAAAAATCAGCGGATGCTTATCGGCACAAAATTCCCTCATTATAGATATTGGCGGTGGTAGCGTAGAATTTATTTTAGGGAATATCGATGGCATCATATGGAAACAAAGCTTTGAAATTGGCGCCGCCCGGCTGATGGATTTGTTTCATCGAACAGATCCTATCCCACCCGCATCCATAGAAGCCTTAAATCAATACCTTGACGAAAAACTGGTCGATTTGTTTGCGGCCGTTAAAAACATCCAAATTGACACTCTCATTGGTTCGTCCGGCGCGTTTGAAACTTTTGCCGAAATGATAGAAGTTGAAAAAGGTCATAATTTCGACTTAAAAACCACCAAAAATTATAATTTCGATGAGGACGAGCTACTAATGCTCATTGGTAAATTTGTAGCATCCAGCCATAAAGAGCGGGCCGCCAATAAAGGCATTATCCCGGTTAGGGTTGACATGATAGTTGCCGCATCATTAATCACCCGTTTTATTATGCATAAGCTGGGGATTAGCAAGGTAAGTATGTGCAGTAATTCGTTAAAGGAAGGGGTTTTGGCAGAGATGTTGGGGGAGTAA
- a CDS encoding exo-alpha-sialidase, translated as MNIPSKSKTSFNAASVKYLAAFIILSLNFTPGNAQAQTIRNTYKTEAGVPKLNIQRSMIYSPDKSWLYNHHPSIIHFKDKFIAIWSNGLIDEDSPGQRVVYATSKDFIHWSAPLALASPGRVNDTLTVLTAAGLYQYKGTLVAYYGEYTKHRQNTHLWGKTSKDGIHWSNPIDMHVPLIPNHGPEATKRGRLIISGNFLFPYTDDRRGISGWKLSSFYPDSLYTQDNSAAFYAPAARLGFPPLCEGSFFQTDDNVLHMLLRVTGKGWKGKLWLTESKDNGTSWSRPAEAPFSDNDSKFHFGRLPDNRFYYVGIPDTLHHYDRNPLVLSLSKDGKSFDNNYIIANQLYHLKREGLWKGGQYGYPHTIICNGYMYVIISRQKEAIEVLRFDLKQLEGH; from the coding sequence ATGAACATACCATCCAAATCAAAAACAAGTTTTAATGCTGCGTCCGTTAAATATTTAGCAGCCTTTATTATTTTGTCATTAAATTTCACACCCGGCAATGCCCAGGCCCAAACCATCCGCAACACCTACAAAACCGAAGCTGGCGTTCCAAAACTAAATATCCAGCGGTCTATGATCTACTCGCCCGATAAGTCATGGCTTTATAATCATCACCCTTCTATCATCCATTTTAAAGATAAATTCATAGCGATATGGAGTAATGGCCTTATCGACGAGGATTCGCCGGGCCAGCGGGTGGTTTATGCTACGTCTAAAGATTTTATACACTGGTCGGCACCGTTGGCGCTGGCATCCCCCGGCAGGGTTAACGACACATTGACCGTACTTACCGCCGCCGGGTTATACCAATATAAAGGCACGCTGGTTGCCTATTACGGCGAGTATACCAAACACCGGCAAAACACCCACCTTTGGGGCAAAACCAGCAAAGATGGTATCCACTGGAGCAATCCTATCGATATGCATGTACCGCTAATCCCTAACCACGGCCCCGAGGCTACCAAAAGAGGCCGACTCATCATCAGCGGTAACTTTTTGTTTCCATACACCGATGATCGCCGCGGTATCTCCGGCTGGAAACTCAGCAGCTTTTACCCCGATTCATTATACACCCAGGATAACTCAGCTGCCTTTTATGCCCCTGCTGCCAGGCTTGGGTTTCCGCCACTTTGCGAAGGCTCGTTTTTTCAGACGGATGATAACGTGTTGCACATGCTGCTGCGCGTAACCGGCAAAGGCTGGAAAGGTAAATTATGGCTCACCGAAAGTAAGGATAATGGTACTTCATGGTCGCGCCCGGCAGAAGCGCCTTTTTCTGATAACGACAGCAAATTCCACTTCGGCCGCCTGCCCGATAATCGATTTTACTACGTTGGTATCCCCGATACCCTGCACCATTACGACAGGAACCCGCTGGTGTTATCATTATCAAAAGATGGCAAATCGTTCGATAATAACTACATCATCGCAAACCAACTTTATCACCTAAAAAGAGAAGGGCTATGGAAAGGCGGTCAATACGGGTATCCGCATACCATCATCTGCAATGGTTATATGTATGTGATTATATCGAGACAGAAAGAGGCTATCGAGGTGCTGCGGTTTGATTTAAAGCAGTTGGAAGGGCACTAA